In Leifsonia sp. AK011, the genomic stretch CCCTCGGGGTGAGAGTCGTCAGAGGGTCATGGCGTCGTCCCAGGAGCTGGCCGACCACCTCCGGGTCGAGGACGGTTCCGCCGGCTGCGATCCTCTCCACGGCGTCCTTCAACTCGTCGAGTGAGGCGACGCGATCCTTCAGGAGGTAGCCCACTCCCCCGCTGCCGGCCGCGAGTAATTCCTGTGCGTACGCCACCTCGACGTACTGGGACAGCAGGAGGATGCCCACGCTCGGCATGAGTCCGCGCGCCGTGATCGCGGCGCGCACACCCTCATCGCGGAAGGTCGGTGGCATTCGCACGTCGAGAACGATCAGGTCTGGCGTCGTCCCCTGGAGGCCCGCCAGGAGTTCGTCCGCGTTCCCGTAGGCGGCAACGACGTCGAATCCCGCCTCATCGAGCACACGAACGAGCCCCTCGCGCAGCAGCACCGAG encodes the following:
- a CDS encoding response regulator transcription factor, producing the protein MTTRVVVADDSVLLREGLVRVLDEAGFDVVAAYGNADELLAGLQGTTPDLIVLDVRMPPTFRDEGVRAAITARGLMPSVGILLLSQYVEVAYAQELLAAGSGGVGYLLKDRVASLDELKDAVERIAAGGTVLDPEVVGQLLGRRHDPLTTLTPREREVLALMAEGRTNAAIAGALVIGTGAVEKNVTSIFQKLALDDSGSDHRRVLAVLTWLQRQE